One window of Pseudacidobacterium ailaaui genomic DNA carries:
- a CDS encoding polysaccharide deacetylase family protein, protein MITFDDGFRDFYTSAFPVLKKYGFTATVFLPTAYIANHRQQFLGKECMTWDEVRELHQAGIEFGSHTVSHPFLYDLTDSRLEKEIAESKETIEEELISPVASFSHPYAFPADSTYSARLRALLVKHGYTTGVCTTLGTANSSSDPYFLRRLPINGFDDPVLFQAKLEGAYDWLGILQSMKKSISRKNQHG, encoded by the coding sequence GTGATCACATTCGATGATGGGTTCCGCGACTTTTATACCAGTGCATTTCCTGTTCTCAAAAAGTATGGATTCACCGCGACTGTATTCTTGCCTACAGCGTATATCGCCAATCATCGTCAGCAGTTTCTTGGCAAGGAATGCATGACATGGGATGAGGTTCGTGAGTTACATCAGGCCGGTATTGAGTTTGGGTCCCACACCGTTTCTCATCCATTTCTTTATGATTTGACCGATTCCAGGCTCGAAAAAGAGATCGCGGAATCAAAAGAAACCATTGAAGAGGAGCTGATAAGTCCTGTTGCTAGCTTCTCCCATCCTTATGCATTTCCGGCAGATTCGACCTATTCTGCACGTCTTCGGGCATTGCTTGTCAAGCATGGCTATACAACCGGAGTATGCACAACATTGGGGACGGCGAATTCCTCTTCTGACCCCTATTTTCTTCGCCGCCTTCCCATCAATGGTTTTGATGATCCTGTACTCTTTCAAGCCAAGCTTGAAGGCGCTTATGACTGGCTCGGGATCCTGCAGTCCATGAAGAAGTCCATTTCCAGGAAGAACCAGCATGGATGA
- a CDS encoding glycosyltransferase family 2 protein, whose protein sequence is MDEQFKQYVIISPVKDEERFVRETLESVTQQTVRPARWVIVDDGSTDSTPHIVQEFAARFDWIRLVHTQGGPRQPGSAVIRAFQYGTQFLSDLDYDFIVKLDCDLRLPAYYFELLLLRFALDPALGIASGVYQEKKRGRMQIVPMPKYHAAGASKLLRRKCFEDIGGFIPERGWDTLDEVRAHLHGWKTCHFSDLVMDHLKPEGTGIGWMRTNIMHGEIYYKTGGSLLFFLGKLAARAIHGRPFVFGSAAMLYGFAAPYFQGTKRLVNAEEARHYRSLLNQRLLEGMKRGLGRTY, encoded by the coding sequence ATGGATGAGCAATTCAAACAATACGTCATCATTTCTCCCGTAAAGGATGAGGAGCGCTTTGTTCGGGAAACCCTGGAATCCGTAACGCAGCAAACGGTTCGGCCGGCACGGTGGGTTATTGTCGATGATGGATCTACCGACAGTACTCCGCACATTGTCCAGGAATTTGCTGCGCGCTTTGACTGGATCAGGCTTGTGCACACCCAGGGCGGTCCCCGTCAGCCGGGTTCCGCCGTCATTCGCGCCTTCCAATACGGGACCCAGTTTTTAAGCGACCTGGATTATGACTTCATCGTAAAACTCGATTGCGATCTGCGGCTGCCTGCTTACTATTTTGAGCTCCTTCTTCTTCGTTTCGCTCTCGACCCGGCCCTCGGAATAGCATCAGGTGTCTATCAGGAGAAAAAGCGTGGTCGAATGCAAATCGTCCCCATGCCCAAGTACCATGCAGCCGGAGCAAGCAAGCTCCTGCGCAGAAAGTGCTTTGAAGACATTGGAGGATTCATTCCAGAACGCGGATGGGACACCTTGGATGAAGTCCGTGCACATCTGCATGGATGGAAGACCTGCCATTTTTCCGATCTGGTCATGGACCATCTCAAGCCAGAAGGAACGGGCATTGGATGGATGCGCACGAACATCATGCACGGAGAAATTTACTACAAAACAGGAGGCAGCCTTCTGTTCTTTTTAGGGAAACTGGCTGCGCGGGCCATTCACGGACGGCCTTTTGTATTTGGCAGCGCGGCGATGCTCTATGGCTTCGCCGCTCCATACTTTCAAGGCACAAAACGCCTGGTAAATGCGGAAGAAGCGCGTCATTATCGTTCTCTCTTGAATCAGCGACTCCTGGAGGGAATGAAGCGCGGACTCGGGAGGACATACTGA
- the asnB gene encoding asparagine synthase (glutamine-hydrolyzing) — MCGICGTMEMSGRPVLKKDISAMMSALAHRGPDGAGSYVQGEVGLGHRRLSIIDLNGGSQPISNEDGTLHIIFNGEIYNYIELREELLTYGHVFITQSDTEVIVHAYEQWGPDCVTRLNGIFAFAIWDQRDRELFLARDHLGVKPLYFTQRGSRFSFASEIKALLVDCDCERDVDLTALAQLFTLRYVPSPRTLFHGISKLPPACWMRVSHLGIEQKHYWKPVPVVNHGASPDTLLEQYQSLVESAVRLQMRSDVPVGLFLSSGVDSSALLSLMHQLTNHPVKTFTIGFEEGESTNETSEAREVARMFGATHSEMMVSARDYEDYYERYLWDIEEPVGNESAAAFYFVSLIAGRSVKVALTGQGADEPWGGYHRYIGVQLSKTYSHLPQNITNGIVRPLVLSFVRQERLRRGVISLTEPDILKRFTNIYSFYDSHMKEHLFQPWLREAIGTDGAQALGPLGLLQKQVAHLDPVAQMMYIDTRTNLPDDLLMVGDKTSMANSLEARVPFLDPRIIEFVESLPHNLKLRRFERKYLHKRAMEKYLPREIVYRKKKGFANPVDKWLRHSLKKYIGDCLLSETSSINQYFNRSYVKQLIADHEAGRREHLRHIYLLISFELWHRTFMRTAAPVCSEAAS, encoded by the coding sequence ATGTGCGGAATCTGCGGAACGATGGAGATGTCTGGAAGACCCGTCCTCAAAAAGGACATTTCTGCCATGATGTCGGCCCTTGCGCATCGCGGACCGGATGGCGCAGGCAGCTATGTACAGGGAGAAGTAGGACTCGGTCATCGCCGTTTAAGCATCATCGATTTGAATGGAGGATCTCAGCCCATCTCAAATGAAGATGGGACCCTGCACATTATCTTCAATGGAGAAATTTATAACTACATCGAACTGAGAGAGGAACTTCTGACTTATGGTCATGTGTTCATTACTCAGTCGGATACAGAAGTGATCGTTCATGCATACGAACAGTGGGGCCCGGATTGCGTGACGCGCCTGAACGGCATTTTTGCTTTTGCAATCTGGGACCAGCGGGATCGCGAACTATTTCTGGCGCGCGATCATCTGGGCGTAAAACCACTCTACTTTACCCAGCGGGGCTCTCGCTTTTCTTTTGCCTCCGAGATCAAGGCCTTGCTTGTGGATTGCGATTGCGAGCGCGACGTGGACCTGACGGCACTGGCACAGCTTTTTACGCTGCGTTATGTTCCATCTCCCAGAACGCTGTTTCATGGCATCAGCAAATTGCCTCCTGCCTGCTGGATGCGCGTTTCTCATCTTGGCATTGAGCAGAAACATTACTGGAAGCCTGTTCCTGTAGTAAACCATGGGGCTTCCCCTGATACGTTGCTGGAACAATACCAGTCACTGGTTGAAAGCGCTGTGCGTCTGCAAATGCGTAGCGATGTTCCGGTTGGATTATTTTTAAGTTCCGGAGTGGATTCAAGCGCATTGCTCTCGCTGATGCATCAGCTCACCAATCATCCCGTGAAGACCTTCACCATCGGATTTGAGGAGGGCGAAAGCACCAATGAGACAAGCGAGGCCAGAGAAGTAGCCAGAATGTTTGGCGCTACGCACTCGGAAATGATGGTAAGTGCGCGCGATTACGAAGACTACTACGAACGTTATTTATGGGACATTGAGGAGCCAGTTGGAAATGAAAGCGCCGCTGCATTTTATTTTGTCAGCCTGATTGCAGGCCGCTCGGTCAAAGTAGCACTCACGGGCCAGGGAGCAGATGAGCCTTGGGGTGGTTATCACCGCTATATTGGTGTGCAGCTCTCAAAAACATACAGCCATCTGCCGCAAAACATTACGAACGGGATTGTCCGACCACTCGTCCTGTCTTTCGTCAGACAGGAAAGACTGCGTCGTGGAGTCATTTCCCTAACTGAGCCCGACATCTTAAAGCGCTTTACAAATATCTACTCTTTCTACGATTCGCACATGAAGGAGCATCTCTTTCAGCCTTGGCTGCGCGAAGCGATTGGGACCGACGGGGCACAGGCGCTGGGACCACTCGGGCTGCTACAAAAACAAGTTGCCCATCTCGATCCTGTTGCGCAGATGATGTATATCGATACCCGCACCAATCTGCCTGATGACCTTCTTATGGTTGGTGACAAAACGTCTATGGCCAATTCGCTTGAAGCACGAGTGCCTTTTTTGGATCCGCGCATCATTGAGTTCGTAGAATCACTGCCGCACAACCTGAAGCTACGTCGTTTTGAACGCAAATACCTCCATAAAAGAGCGATGGAAAAGTATCTTCCCCGCGAAATTGTGTACCGCAAAAAAAAGGGTTTTGCCAATCCTGTGGATAAATGGCTTCGTCACAGTCTTAAAAAATATATCGGAGACTGTCTGCTGTCTGAGACATCTTCCATCAATCAATACTTCAACCGCTCTTATGTAAAACAGCTAATTGCAGATCATGAAGCTGGCCGCCGTGAGCATCTGCGTCACATTTATCTTTTGATCTCCTTTGAGCTTTGGCATCGCACCTTTATGCGCACCGCCGCTCCAGTCTGTAGCGAGGCAGCATCATGA
- a CDS encoding glycosyltransferase family 2 protein, which translates to MDLSIIIVNWKSSAFVRKCIQSIYADSACLRCEILVVDNASGDDCGKMLASEFPDVVFIPSRKNLGFAGANNLAFERSIARNVLFLNPDTELLPGAIQEMLKALYSAPEVALVGAQLLNTDLSLQDSCIQRFPTILNQLFDFDYLRKRCPPSDFFATRPFHDPQAVVTEVDCVSGACMLVKRDIFSAVGMFSNRYFMYTEDVDLCYKIRLAGNKVCYASLARVIHHGGRSSALEPQSHFATIVMRESRWRFMTAWYGGSYAMAYRLTTALSAIARILMLGTAIAVARNTERRSRLFAAAGKWFKVLRWSLGMEAWAGQLEAKVQNI; encoded by the coding sequence ATGGATTTATCGATCATTATCGTTAATTGGAAATCATCTGCTTTCGTCCGAAAGTGCATCCAGAGCATCTATGCCGATTCCGCTTGTCTGCGTTGCGAAATCCTTGTGGTGGATAATGCTTCCGGAGATGACTGCGGAAAAATGCTGGCTTCGGAATTTCCCGATGTGGTCTTTATTCCAAGCCGAAAAAATCTGGGCTTTGCAGGGGCCAACAATCTTGCTTTTGAGCGGTCCATCGCCAGAAATGTGCTTTTCCTCAACCCTGACACTGAACTCCTTCCCGGTGCAATACAGGAAATGCTAAAAGCACTCTATTCCGCTCCCGAGGTTGCTTTAGTTGGTGCGCAACTGCTGAACACAGACCTTAGCCTGCAAGACAGTTGTATTCAGCGCTTTCCTACGATACTGAACCAGTTGTTCGACTTTGATTACTTGCGAAAACGGTGCCCTCCATCTGACTTTTTTGCCACGCGCCCATTTCACGATCCACAGGCCGTGGTTACAGAGGTCGATTGCGTCTCTGGAGCGTGCATGCTGGTCAAGCGAGATATCTTCTCCGCAGTTGGCATGTTCAGCAACCGTTATTTCATGTACACAGAAGATGTAGATCTTTGTTACAAGATCAGGCTCGCCGGGAACAAAGTGTGCTATGCCTCGCTTGCCCGCGTGATACACCACGGAGGCCGTAGCAGCGCCCTCGAACCGCAAAGCCACTTTGCCACCATCGTCATGCGCGAGTCGCGCTGGCGGTTCATGACAGCATGGTACGGCGGCTCGTATGCGATGGCCTATCGCCTCACAACTGCTCTGAGTGCTATTGCAAGAATCCTGATGCTTGGCACGGCTATCGCTGTTGCCAGGAACACTGAGCGCCGCTCGCGCTTATTCGCCGCTGCCGGTAAATGGTTCAAGGTCCTGCGCTGGTCTCTTGGTATGGAAGCTTGGGCAGGGCAACTGGAAGCAAAGGTGCAAAACATATGA
- a CDS encoding class I SAM-dependent methyltransferase has protein sequence MIAHTLMTVPARAFHAVLKRWGASATKQKIWNAEYQSGKWTAIDPQETEAVPRDLIYPVLEKWGAKGDILDLGCGTGSTAVQIADVYRSYLGIDISPVAIERAEKNLDPIVAKRDKTEFAVAPIESFTTQRRFHIVLYRECLYYFSLGQIKTILNRHALFLRPDGVFVVRLYDRNRYEKIVDHIFETYEVKETVAPADNPTIILIFKPRNLPSRSEATK, from the coding sequence ATGATTGCCCATACCCTGATGACCGTGCCTGCACGTGCATTCCATGCTGTTCTCAAACGGTGGGGCGCGTCCGCAACGAAGCAGAAGATCTGGAATGCCGAATATCAATCCGGGAAATGGACAGCCATTGATCCGCAGGAAACAGAAGCCGTACCCCGAGATCTGATTTATCCCGTACTGGAGAAGTGGGGAGCAAAAGGTGACATCCTCGACCTGGGATGCGGCACAGGATCTACTGCGGTACAAATTGCGGACGTCTACCGCTCCTATCTGGGAATCGACATTTCACCGGTGGCAATTGAACGGGCAGAGAAAAACCTCGATCCAATAGTCGCAAAGAGGGATAAAACAGAGTTTGCCGTGGCGCCAATTGAATCATTCACTACACAGCGCCGATTTCACATCGTGCTGTATCGTGAATGTCTTTACTATTTTTCTCTTGGCCAAATTAAAACCATCCTGAACCGTCATGCGCTCTTTCTCCGGCCTGATGGAGTTTTTGTTGTTCGCCTATACGATCGCAACCGCTACGAAAAGATTGTGGATCACATTTTCGAGACTTATGAAGTAAAAGAAACTGTTGCTCCTGCTGACAACCCGACCATCATCCTTATCTTCAAACCACGAAATTTACCTTCCCGTTCAGAGGCCACCAAATGA
- a CDS encoding glycosyltransferase family 4 protein, whose product MKVCMITYSFYEADNRVMRYAETLAARGDTVDVISLRVPQQEKTTCLNGVNVYRLQERIRNERGKLSYLIRILQFFLRAVAWLTFRNLKYRYDVVHVHSVPDFLVFAAVVPRITGARIVLDIHDILPELYASKFKLSDKSLLFRVLLWIERISTAFADQVIIANHLWRERIVARSVSAHKCTALMNYPDPSIFFPRERTRNDGKFLILYPGTLQIHQGVDLMIRALYLIQDDLPSAELHIYGEGDAKRSQQDLVSTLGLQGRVIFHAARPIREIAEIMAEADLGIVAKRQDSFGNEAQSTKILEFMSVGIPMIVAETKIDRCYYDDSLVEFFKSGDEHDLARAILRMATDPELRNTRVRNALQFASENSWAHAKHTYLDMLDNLVCKTPPQKILPQAAPQS is encoded by the coding sequence ATGAAAGTCTGCATGATTACATATTCGTTTTATGAAGCAGACAACCGCGTCATGCGCTACGCAGAAACGCTGGCCGCACGTGGAGATACGGTCGACGTAATCTCCCTGCGTGTCCCCCAGCAAGAAAAAACAACCTGCTTGAATGGCGTGAATGTGTATCGTCTGCAAGAGCGCATCCGCAACGAGCGCGGAAAACTGTCTTATCTGATTCGCATCCTGCAATTCTTCTTACGGGCTGTGGCATGGTTGACATTTCGAAACCTGAAATACAGGTATGATGTTGTCCACGTTCATTCCGTTCCGGATTTTCTAGTGTTTGCCGCAGTGGTGCCGCGAATCACAGGAGCCAGGATTGTCCTCGATATTCACGATATCCTGCCTGAGCTTTATGCAAGCAAATTCAAACTCTCGGACAAAAGCCTCCTATTTCGTGTGCTGTTATGGATTGAACGTATTTCAACGGCATTCGCCGATCAGGTCATTATCGCAAACCATTTATGGCGCGAGCGCATCGTTGCGCGGTCTGTATCGGCACATAAGTGCACAGCATTGATGAATTATCCAGATCCGTCCATCTTTTTTCCACGAGAACGTACCCGCAATGATGGAAAGTTCCTGATTCTTTACCCGGGAACATTGCAAATCCATCAAGGCGTGGACCTGATGATTCGTGCGCTGTATCTCATTCAAGATGATTTACCGTCTGCTGAGCTCCATATCTATGGAGAAGGCGATGCCAAGCGGTCGCAGCAAGACCTTGTGTCGACTCTTGGGCTTCAGGGCCGAGTCATCTTTCACGCCGCCCGCCCTATTCGAGAAATTGCTGAGATCATGGCTGAAGCAGACCTGGGGATCGTTGCCAAACGGCAGGACTCCTTTGGCAATGAGGCGCAGAGCACGAAGATTCTTGAGTTTATGTCCGTTGGAATCCCCATGATTGTCGCAGAAACAAAAATTGACCGCTGCTATTACGACGACTCTCTCGTGGAATTCTTTAAAAGTGGTGACGAGCATGATCTGGCACGTGCCATTCTCCGCATGGCGACTGATCCAGAACTGCGCAATACTCGCGTTAGGAATGCTTTACAGTTTGCGTCGGAAAATTCCTGGGCACATGCAAAGCATACATACCTGGACATGCTTGACAATCTCGTCTGCAAAACACCGCCACAGAAGATTTTGCCGCAAGCAGCTCCCCAATCATGA
- a CDS encoding acyltransferase: protein MDDPLYLFERVVSKLYTLWARTTYPFASIGHDVAFHYSVDVRRSKANRIAIGNGVYLGKDVWLNVTLTNNSDDHVIALGDRCVLGRRTMLSAKNQILLENDVTTGPGVLIMDHNHAYEDITRPVEQQGVTEGGTVRIGEGSFLGFGCAIVCSKGDLTLGKHCVVAANSVVTRSFPDYCVISGNPARVISQFDHDKKMWVLGGIAR from the coding sequence ATGGACGATCCACTGTATCTCTTTGAGAGAGTCGTTTCAAAGCTGTATACCTTGTGGGCCAGGACCACTTATCCTTTTGCCTCAATCGGGCACGATGTGGCATTTCATTACTCCGTAGATGTTCGTCGCAGCAAAGCGAATCGTATCGCGATTGGAAATGGCGTTTATCTCGGCAAGGACGTCTGGTTAAATGTGACTTTGACCAATAACAGCGATGACCATGTCATCGCGCTGGGAGACCGCTGTGTCCTCGGGCGGCGTACGATGCTTTCGGCCAAAAATCAGATTCTTCTGGAAAACGATGTCACGACCGGCCCAGGAGTACTGATTATGGACCACAATCATGCCTATGAGGACATTACCAGGCCGGTTGAGCAACAGGGCGTTACCGAAGGTGGGACCGTCCGGATTGGCGAAGGCTCATTTCTCGGCTTTGGCTGCGCGATTGTGTGTTCGAAAGGCGATTTGACCCTTGGCAAACACTGCGTTGTAGCAGCCAATTCAGTAGTCACGCGGAGCTTCCCTGATTACTGTGTAATTAGCGGGAACCCAGCACGGGTCATCAGTCAATTTGACCATGACAAAAAGATGTGGGTGCTGGGAGGAATCGCCAGATAA
- a CDS encoding CpsD/CapB family tyrosine-protein kinase — protein MSRIYEALQKAQKEKQSSGRTGISMLEEMVGPRRAEEPVEPPAALAVPVQHVWSPDKAKMPFFDTADSLGKEQLRTLRSRLYQLREQRRLSALLISSAMAGEGKSFTAANLAHVFALQRERRVVLVDCDLRRGTLASFFGAPHTPGLSEYLNGEVSHEEILQSGGPENFFFIPCGTRIQQPGELISSSRMGRLLEQLRARFDWIIVDTPPAALFSDASVLADLCDGVLFVVKSGATPIRQAKIASLEFKKKSLLGVVLNQSADVLQDASYYAYASAEAQE, from the coding sequence ATGAGCCGGATATATGAAGCACTACAGAAGGCGCAGAAGGAAAAGCAGAGCAGTGGGCGAACAGGCATATCGATGCTGGAAGAGATGGTCGGTCCTCGCCGGGCCGAAGAACCTGTAGAACCACCGGCTGCACTTGCAGTTCCTGTGCAGCATGTGTGGTCACCTGATAAGGCAAAGATGCCGTTTTTTGACACTGCGGATTCCCTTGGGAAGGAACAATTACGAACGCTCCGCTCGCGTTTATATCAGCTACGAGAGCAGCGCAGACTGTCGGCGCTGCTCATCTCCAGTGCGATGGCCGGAGAAGGAAAGAGTTTCACGGCCGCAAATCTGGCCCATGTCTTTGCCTTGCAGCGTGAGCGTCGTGTTGTGCTTGTCGACTGCGACCTTCGCAGAGGGACTTTGGCATCGTTTTTTGGTGCTCCGCATACTCCGGGACTTTCTGAATATCTCAACGGTGAAGTTTCTCACGAAGAGATTCTGCAGTCCGGCGGTCCTGAGAACTTCTTTTTCATTCCTTGCGGAACCCGGATCCAGCAGCCGGGCGAATTGATCTCCAGCTCGCGCATGGGGAGGCTTCTTGAGCAGCTGCGTGCGCGCTTTGACTGGATCATTGTGGACACCCCACCAGCCGCCTTATTTTCCGATGCAAGTGTGCTGGCAGATCTTTGTGATGGCGTGCTTTTTGTAGTGAAATCAGGGGCCACGCCTATTCGTCAGGCAAAAATCGCGAGCCTGGAGTTCAAAAAGAAGAGCCTGCTCGGTGTTGTTCTGAACCAGTCTGCAGATGTGCTTCAGGATGCTTCCTATTATGCTTATGCAAGTGCGGAAGCGCAGGAATGA